ggtgctcgaccatgaaagatattattcataaaaatagaacaaccattattctcagacttgaatgaataaccgtcttacattaaacaagatccagatataatgttcatgctcaacgcgggtacaaaataacaattattgaggtttaaaactaatcccgaaggtagatgtagagggagtgtgccgacagcgatcacatcgactttggatccatttccaacgcgcatcatcacttcatcctttaatagtctttgtttattctttagttcctgtttcgagttacaaatatgagcaaccgaaccagtatcaaatacccaggtactagtacgagaaccagtaagataaacatctataacatgtatatctgatataccttctttcttcttcttgacaaggccgctcttcagatccgccaaatacttggagcaattacgcttccagtgtcccttctccttgtagtaatagcactcagcatcaggcttagggccagtcttaggtttcacaggaggcgtagcagctttcttgccacccttcttgaatttgcctttagacttgccctgtttcttgaaactggtggtcttgttgaccatcaacacttggtgctctttcttgatctcaatctcagcagctttcagcatggagaagagttcaggtaactctttgttcatgttctgcatattgtagttcatcacaaaagttcttgtaactaggtggtagtgattgaaggatacgattaatccccaatctgttaggaataactatttccaagtcactgagtttcttcgcatgcccggtcataacgagcatgtgctcactaacggagctaccctcttccatcatgcaactgaagaagtgtttcgatgcttcatagcattccacggccgcatgagtttcaaaaatagttttcaactctttgatcaactcatgtggatcgtggtgctcaaaacgtttttgaagatcgacttccagactgcataggatggcacactgaacttgagagtaccgagttttccgagtcgcataaacattctttacttcatcggtttcagtttctgcaggagggtcacctagcggtgcatcaagcacatattgcagatttccgccagcgaggaaaatcctcacatgacggaaccagacggtgaagttgctacggttgctcttaagcttttctttctctaggaactggttaaaattgattggggacgtcatatctacaacatatatttgcaatagtttagactaatgtttatgacaaattgagttcaaattttaattcaataaaattaaaaactaggtgaactcccactcaaaacaatatccctcgaattgtcttagtgatcacatgaaccaaatccaccacaccaagtccgatcatcacgagacaagatgtaacttcaatggcgaacactcaaaatgttcatcatatcaatcatatgattcatgctctacctttcggtatcacgtgttccgagaccatgtctgcacatgctaggctcgtcaaggcaaccttagtatccgcatgtgcaaaactggcttgcacccgttgtatgcacttgttgattctatcacacccgatcatcacgagatgcttcgaaacgacaagtcttggcaacggtgctactaaggatgaacactttattatcttgatattttagtgagagggatcatcttataatgctaccgtcgcgatctaagcaaaataagatgcataaaaggattaacatcacatgcagttcatatgtgatatgatatggcccttttgtctttgcgcctttgatcttcatctccaaagcacggacatgatctccatcatcaacgggcatgatctccatcatcgtcggcgtagcgtcaaggtcaatggcgccgtcttcatgattgttctcccatgtagcaactattacaacttctttgaaatactactcaacatgaaatttaaagaaaaccataaggctcctgccggttgccacaatacaataatgatcatctcatacatattcatcatcacattatggccatatcacatcaccaaacccagcaaaaacaagttagacgtctctaatttggtttgcatattttacgtggtttagggttttcgagtgagatctaatctacctacgaacatgaaccacaatggtgatactagtgttgtcgatagaagagtaaattgaatcttcactatagtaggagagacagacacccgcaaagccacttatgtaatacaagttgcatgtcgagcgtggagcaaatctcatgaacgcggtcatgtaaagttagcccgagccgcttcatcccactatgccacaaagatgcaaagtactcaaactaaagacaacataagcatcaacgcccacaaaccattgtgttctactcgtgcaaccatctatgtatagacacggctctgataccactgtagggattcgttgcatagaaaacaaaaaatttcctaccgcgagaacgcaatccaagccaagatgcaatctagaagacgggagcaacgaggagatgatcgagactcacccttgaagatttccaaagtctacaagagtaggctcttgttgctgcggtagacgatcacttgccgcttgcaaaagcgcgtggaagatcttgatcacggtgccacaatcgggcagcacctccgtactcggtcacacgtttggtgttgatgaagacgacgtccttctccccgttccagcgggcagcggaagtagtagctcctccttgaatccggcagcacgacggcgtggtggcggtggcgatggagatctccggcggagcttcgctaagcgttgcgggagaggtggaggagaggggggacggctagggtttgggagagggggaggtggccggccactatgagggggtgcggccacaatggctttggtgtggccggccccctccccttgctcctcattatataggtggaacacccaagagttggtctacaagtcttcgaataagaccccaaaccaaaaccttccatatgacatgaaacctacccaagctaggattcccacttgaggtgggattcccacctttccttgggagggggtggccgaccaccttggtggagtccacctgggactccacccctctagggttggccggccatgggtggtggtgtcccttcgggactccgccttccaaagtgatttcttccggacttttctagaaccttctagaaccttccataaatgcaccggatcatttccaaacttggaatatgacttcctatatatgaatcttattctccggaccattccggaactcctcgtgatgtccgggatcccatccgagacttcgaacaatacttcgaactccattccatattcaagttctactattacaacatcaaaccttaagtgtgtcaccctacggttcgcgaactatgtggacatggttgagaactctcttctaccaataaccaatagcgggatctggagatccataatggctcccacatattcaacgatgactttagtgatcgaatgaaccattcacatacaataccaattccctttgtcacgcgatattttacttgtccgaggtttgatcatcggtatcactctataccttgttcaacctcgtctcctggcaagtactctttactcgtaccgtggtatgtggtctcttatgaacttattcatatgcttgcaagacattagatgacatttcaccgagaggacccagagtatatctatccgtcatcgggatggacaaatcccactgttgatccatatgcctcaactcatactttccggatacttaatcccacctttataaccacccatttacgcagtggcgtttgatgtaatcaaagtacctttctggtgtaagtgatttacatgatctcatggtcgaaaggactaggtaactatgtatcaaaagcttatagcaaataacttaatgacgtgatcttatgctatgcttaatttgggtgtgtccattacatcattcatataatgatataaccgtgttattaataacatccaatgttcatgattatgaaactaatcatctattaatcaacaagctagttaagaggcttactagggactcattgttgtttacatatcacacatgtatcaatgtttcggttaatacaattatagcatggtatataaatatttatcatcaacataaagatatataataaccacttttattattgcctcttgggcatatctccaacaattgtAACCTACTATATAAACCTATGATGAGAGCCTCGGAGTTTATCCGAGTAGTCAAACCCTACCTGATCGTTACATCGAGTTTTACAGGCGTGTGGTAGCCGAACAATCCTGCTACGTGGCCACTACTCTCGATCGGTGGCGGAGACCCTCATGGAGTAGGCGGCGCGCCTTTCGGACCAAAACAGGCGGCACGCTGTCCCGCCGCAACCCGTGCGTGCCCGCTTGGTTTAGCGTACTACCGAGCACGAATGACGCTGAGGCGGGGCCGTTGTCTGCTCCGTGAGTCCGCACGAAATCGTCTGCCGCTACTCGAGCTCGACTCGAGCCAagacgaggaagaggacgacgccGCTCGGGAGGCACGCCACCTCACGATGGCAAGGAGGAACTCCCTCACCACCGTCATCACTGACATGTGGGAGATGGAGAAGCGCGCCCGCGACACTAACGTGGAGGAGGCGCACGACATCGGCCGCGCTAAACGCGCGTCCATCCACTCAGAGATGGCATGCCGCGGTACGTCATCGTCGACTACAACGACGACTCCTCAAACTTCCCCGACGAGGACACCGTCGGCGATGATTCCGATGCCGTGGATGCGTGAAGCTCGGCCACCCCACCCCAAAGTCCCGGTGATGTACATGAATCCCAGGCTAGTTGTGGTGTAGTTCTTAGAAGCATTTAGTTCCTATTTTCCTAAATTTGTGAATTATGTCGGATGATCACGGAAGAACTCGTTTAAACATCTCATGCCAAATATCTGAAATCGTGTTTAGGGTTCGGGATACAGGGTTTGTTCTGCCGATTTCATTTTGCACGCGAAAAAGGCCGATGCTGTTAACCCCTTCTGTGCGGGTTTAGGGCGGGATGTGAGATCTgatagagatgctcttagctgcCCGTCTCCTTATAATAACGTCAAATTGACAACGTAGGGCAAGGAGGTGGAGAGTGAAGGCTATAACAGAATACACAACTTGTGTAGCAGAatgcaagtttttttttttgcgaaacacagtacaatcaaagacgcccatacatacgcgcacacactcacccctatgaacgcacgcacgcacaccctacccctatgagcacctccaagatACTGCATCGAATAACTGATccggcgggtcttgagattgacgaagtcaccacagacgcctcgctgtcgaggggaacgtcgcctcccactgaagaatattccgcctttatgagacaccaaagtgtcaaatctgggatttgaactctggtgggctgggggtgccactgccctcctaaccatccaaccacaggctGGTTCTCAGCAGAATGCAAGTTGGGTAGACGTGCTGACATGTTAAATCATGGTGGTGTTGATATATTCATATTAGGCCAGCTAATGGCAGCTTGAGGAGTTAGCTTTCCACCTTATTTACTAGGTTAATTAGACCTGCGAGGCATGTACGTGGGAGACATGGATGAAGTGCTCAGAGTCAAACCGTATATTATGATACTCCATTGCTCCAATATATAGACGCTTGCATGTGTGTGATGGAGCTATCATTCTATCAAAGCCGCGAGCAATGGCGTCCAGTCCACGGTTGTTGCTCCTCTGCCTCGCCGCGAGCCTCGTGCTCCAAGCTCGCGCCCAATCAGGTTTGCATTGTTCAGTATATATCAGGGGAAGATCATGGAAAAATATGTAGTTGCATTGCATGTTTACATACAGGACAACGTTGCTTGCATGGGTGCATTGCTTCATCAAGTCCCCAAATCTGCGCGTGATCGTTCGCGTACTGCGCACTGCAGGATTCATAAACATAGACTGCGGCCTCTCGGGGTCGACGGGCTTCGTGGATGATAACACCAAGTTCTCCTTCGTCCCGGACgccggcttcatcgacaccggcaCCAACCATAACATCTCCACCGAGTACGTGACAGCGACCATGGGCAAGACCTGGTACAACCTGCGCAGCTTCGCCGGCGCTGGCGCGCGCAACTGCTACACGCTCCCGTCCCTCGTCTCCGGGCTCAAGTACATCGTCCGGGCCAAGTTCATGCACGGCAACTACGACCGCCTGAACCTCCGCCCGGTGTTCGACTTGTACATTGGCGTTAACTACTGGCACACCGTGAACATCTCCAGTCCGGATGTGGCAATGTTCCTGGAGGCAACCGTGGTGGTTCCGGAGACGGATGACTTCCTGCAGGTGTGCCTTGTGAACACCGACGCCGGGACGCCCTTCATCTCTAGCCTTGAACTGAGGCCGCTGAAGCCGACGCTCTACCCGCAGGCAACTGCGTCGCAGGGGTTGAACCTGATTAACAGGGTCAACTTCGGCCCGACCAACGCCAGTTTCACCGTAAGGTATCCAAGTGACCCACACGACCGGATATGGTTCCCTTTGATCGACACGGCGACCTGGGCCAGTATGTCGACACAGCAGGAGGTGAACATCATAGACGCCGATACATTCGAGGCGCCATCGTTAGTGTTGCAGACGGCGATCATGGCCCGGAACGTCTCTCGGAACATAGAGTTGACATGGTCCTCCGTGCCCACCCGTATGAACCCGTCACCGGGGTACATCGTCATCTTGCACTTTGCCGAGCTGCAGCCGCCGCAGGCCCTCCCCGTCAACGCAGTGcgcgagatgagagtcatcctcAACGACAAGCCGTGGTTCACGACGCAAGACTTCACGTTCAAGCCGGCTTACCTCTTTGACTTCTCCTTCGACAGGACTCAACCTTTCCAGTACAGCAGCTACAACCTCTCCATCCAGGCTACCAGTAACGCGACGTTGCCGCCCATCATCAACGCTGCCGAGATCTTCACCGTGTTTCCCACCACAAACCTTGGCACGGACTCCCAGGACGGTATGTCATGCAAAAACAGATTTTACTAATCCGTGTGTTTCTAACACTCAATGGTACACTATATTCAAACGTTATAAATCTTTAGAAACCTACATAGAAAAACATCAATATTTGTAGAATCAAATGCACACTATATTCATGCATTGGCAGTTCCTATCATATTTATAGATCTTGACATTTTTTCTATATTACTCTTGACTTTTATCAAAACTTAAATACAATGTACTAATAAACAGAGTGAGTATATTCAACATACACTTGGCGATGAATTCCTTGTAAATGGTGATAATTAATCATATCATGAACGATTAACTGCAGTATCCGCAATCACGGCCATCAAGGCGAAGTATCAGGTGAAGAAGAACTGGATGGGTGATCCTTGCGCTCCAAAGACCATGGCGTGGGATAGGTTGACCTGCAGCTACGGTGCCACTGGCAGCCATCCGAGGATCACAAACGTGTAAGTAGTTTCATATCTGTACGGAAGATGTGTGCTGGCGTGTGTTCATGACATAATTAACGAAAAATCGCAAAGTTGCACAACTACAGTGTAGTGAAGCTGAACGGCTTGAAATTTCTATCTGCAGAAGTCTGTCTTCCAGTGGTCTGAATGGTGATATATCGTCTTCTTTCACGAACCTCACGGCAGTCCAGTACTTGTAAGTTCGGAGTTGTGGATctacttttgcctagtttgtaGCTTTTTGCCAACAAAATGTTAAGAAAAGTGATATTGTTTCATATCTTGCAGGGACCTATCAAACAATAACTTGACTGGCTCAATTCCAGATGCCCTTTCGCAATTGCCTTTATTAACTGTTCTGTATGTCCCGAAACTTTTGACAAATTTTACCCAATTAGCATGAACTTTATTTTTAACACTACTAGTATTTTTTTCCATGTATAGAGATTTATCAGGCAACCAGCTCAATGGATCAATCCCCTCTGGACTCCTCAAAAGAATTCAAGATGGTTCACTGGATTTAAGGTACTTTTCCCCATTCTATCTAACATGTGGCTTGAAGAATCTCATTAATTAGCCTCTCTACTCGATATTTTGTCAGATATGACAACAATCCAAACCTTTGCACCGATGGCAATTCGTGCCAACTGCATGCAAAAAAGAACAGCAAGCTGGCACTTTACATTGCGGTCCCTGCAGTTTTGCTCGTGGTGATAGTATCAGTGACAGTACTACTTATTTGCTTCCGTAAACCAAAGAAACAAGGTGAGGCTCCTGCATGGGCACACCAACTTTCTGATAAATTTTCACATACGCGAGCACCACTAACGTTTGCTAGTGCCCTTAGGCGCCAACGAAGGATCAATGCCCGTAACACCACCCAATGAGACAAGCCACCTCGACAGTGACAGTTCGCTGCAACGTCTTGAGAGCCGTCACTTCACATACAAAGAACTTGAGAAGATAACAGACAACTTCCAGCGAGTGCTCGGCCGGGGAGGGTTTGGGTACGTCTACGACGGCTCCCTGGAGGACGGCACCCAGGTTGCAGTGAAGCTGCGATCACATACATCCAATCAAGGAGTCAAGGAGTTCCTCGCAGAGGTACTTTCCTCCATGTTAGTTGTTGTTTCAGGGTTCAAAAGACCCCAGAGTATAATTTGATAGGTTGCATTCGAACATTTGTCCAGGCTCAGATTTTGACCCGGATTCATCACACGAATCTAGTCTCCATGATTGGTTACTGCAAGGATGGGGAGTACATGGCCCTTGTCTATGAGTATATGTCAGAAGGAACCTTGCAAGAGCATATTGATGGTATCTACTCCCTATGTTTCTCAATATGTTGTATATATATTTGTTTTTTCAATTTCAAGCTTTGTAAAGTTCGATCAATTATATAGAAAAAAAACTACAAACCAAATGCATGCTATATGAAATTATATTTCATGAGGATTAATTTGATTTAATAGATGTTGATACTTTTTCCTATAAATTTAACCAAACTTTGCAAAGTTTAACTTCCAACGATGGTAATATTGAATGTATTCGGAAACATAGGGAGTAGGTTATTTAGAATTATAGCTTACAAATGTGTTCTGTCAAAGAAAGCAATatcttacccgcaaaaaaaaagcaGTATCTTACGACTTCAGCAAGTAAATTGTGTGCTACTTGAGCACTTCGAACTGACAAAATTGATAGTCGTTGATTTTACAATGTCAATTATTTCCAGGAAGCAACCGCAGCGGAGAATGTCTTCCCTGGACACAGAGACTCCGAATCGCCCTTGAATCTGCACAAGGTATGCCCTTGAATGCACAGTCCAAAAATTTGCCATGGATATTGTTGTTGTGTTTCAACAAATCAGAGCACCAACCAGATTGGTAATGTGTAGGGCTGGAGTACCTACATAAGGGTTGCAATCCGCCCCTGATCCATAGGGACGTGAAGGCCACCAACATCCTGTTGAATGGGAAATTGGGGGCTCGGATTGCTGACTTCGGCTTGTCTAAGGCCTTCAATAGCAATGACACCCACGTGTTTACAAACACCGTCGTCGGCACACCTGGATACGTCGACCCTGAATACCAGACAACAATGCAGCTGACAACCAAGAGTGATGTGTATAGTTTTGGAGTCGTGCTGCTGGAGCTGGTCACAGGAAAGCCGGCCATATTGCGTGATCCAGTGCCCATCAACATTATCCAGTGGGTGCGACAGAGGCTGGCACAGGGAAACATTGAGGCCGTGGTGGATGCGCGTATGCGCGGTCACTACGATGTAAACACTGTGTGGAAGGTTGCAGACATCGCCCTCAAGTGCACAGCACAGTCCTCCGCACAACGTCCCAGCATGACCGATGTGGTGACACAATTGCGagaatgcatcgatttagagaatgAACATTCTCGAGATGAATCGAACAATGGCTTCTATACCAGTAGAAGTGGGAATGACCGAAACATGAGTTATGATTCTTACCCCACTGACGGGTCCGCTAATGTGAGCCAGAACAGCACTTCCTCTGAGATGGAGCAAAGTCTTATGAGGGCGCCAACAATGCCCACCGGTCCAGCTGCACGTTGAAGAGTTCTATATTCTATTGTCAGTGATTTTTACAAATTGCAGCAGTTGATTCTATAGTTTTATCTTGAAGTGGTATCTATGGCAGTGTTGAGGAAATCTTTAATCAGTCTGCTCACCTAGCTGGTGATTAGCGATTAGTAGGTGAATTGGGCTATTAATGAGTTAATCAGCTGATTGGCCACCCAGGGAGTAGCTATTAAGCGGCCAATAAATCTATGAAATGTTTGATTCTTTTAACACTGATCTTCAGTATTTTTAAGCATGTTGATTTTACATAACTGAGAGCAGATGTATAGATTTTCGTACATTGAAGTGTGCTATTTAAAATTCTGAATGAAGCCCATTAGGTCGTTGCATgcttatttttttaaaaaaaatcaatcgATGCATACGGCTTTTTATTACCAGAAAGTATGAGATTATTACAATATTTTAATTATTAGAAACTCACGGATCACACAACGTTTCAACATGGATAAGCCATCTAAACAAAAGGACTAAGTGTAAACTAGGCTTCATGAGTTGATACGCATATTAGACCGCCAACCGCACCAACTGTAGAAATCCCGAGCAGCCATCGCCAAACGTTATCCTGACGCTCCCCCGTTGGCTGGAGATAGGACCACATATGGATTCAGTGGGTAACCAAATGAATAACCTGCAGAAAGGATGGGTAACTCTTCTTGTTAAAGATAAACTAGTTACGCACAATGCACATAGCCCACAGAAGGGCACATACACCCACACGAACAAGACCTTTGTCTTTTTTGGTAACACCCTTTAACCAATTGTCAAATAAATTTGTAATATTAGAGGGTGGAGGGATGTTAAAAGTCATATAAATAATCCTCCATAGAATTTTTGCAAACGGACAGGAGAAAAAGAGATGATGTATGGTCTCATTCtgatcacaaaaacaacattttgaaCAGCCATTCTAGTTGCGTTTAAGGAGATTGTCTTTAGTTAGAATCACTCCCTTATGCAAGAACCACATAAAAAATCTGATTTTAAGTGGTACTTTGATTTTCCAAATGTATTTCTTAAGATATGGAGTGTGATCATCAAGAAAATCTAAGTACATAGACTTGACAGTAATAACACCCGAGGTAGTAAGGGTCCACCGAAAAACATCTGGCTGATCCGACAGTTGAACCCTCATAAGCCGTAAAACAAGGTGTACCCATTGATCCCATTTATTTGACTATAAGACATGCCTGAAACCAATGTTTAGATGAGACGACCCCATAACATGTGCTACTGTCACGTTTGGATGATTAACAATATTATATAAAGTGGGGTATTGATCCTTTAAAGGCCTATCGCCTAGCCATGTATCTTCCTAAAATCTAGTATTTTACCCATCCCCAACCACTGAGGAACCTCTACTAAAGAAATCACCTTTGACATGCATTAAGCCTATCTAAAAAGGCGAGTCCGTAGGGTTTGCTGAAATTTGTGACAAAGTTTTGTTCTTTAAGTATTTATTGCATATGAGTTGTTGCCACATTCCTTCTTCGTTCAAAAGTTTAAATAGCCATTTGCTAAGAAGGCTCTTGTTCTTTATTTTTCAATAGGCCACTCCCTATTGTTTGTATCTACAAAATATGGCATAAGTAGTCCATTTCTATTGCTGTGGAGCTTATGACCTTATAGTTATTTCAATGTTAGTAGACGACATAAACTAGGGCTATTGTTCCTAAATTAGATCTAGAATGACAAATCTCATCCTCAATCCCTACCCAATGCCACCATTACCAAAAACATGAACcaaacctccgggagatgattgcaTAGTTCTCGGTGATAAAAATAATTAATATTTACTCCCATTCTTATCTCCGAGGAACAAAGTGCTTTTATCCCGGGGAGATTGATTACAGATATTGTGTTTAACGCTTATGAGTGCACCCATGCGGTAGGAACAAGGAGAAAGAAAACCGTGATTTGTGCTATCAAATACAATATCTGTAATCAATCTCCCCGGGATTCTCACACGCGTAGATATAGTGTTGAGATGCATAACTTCTGTGAGATTTTCAGTCAAACTAAATCGTGGTT
This Lolium perenne isolate Kyuss_39 chromosome 1, Kyuss_2.0, whole genome shotgun sequence DNA region includes the following protein-coding sequences:
- the LOC127338018 gene encoding putative leucine-rich repeat receptor-like protein kinase At2g19210, translated to MTLRRGRCLLRESARNRLPLLELDSSQDEEEDDAAREARHLTMARRNSLTTVITDMWEMEKRARDTNVEEAHDIGRAKRASIHSEMACRAIILSKPRAMASSPRLLLLCLAASLVLQARAQSGFINIDCGLSGSTGFVDDNTKFSFVPDAGFIDTGTNHNISTEYVTATMGKTWYNLRSFAGAGARNCYTLPSLVSGLKYIVRAKFMHGNYDRLNLRPVFDLYIGVNYWHTVNISSPDVAMFLEATVVVPETDDFLQVCLVNTDAGTPFISSLELRPLKPTLYPQATASQGLNLINRVNFGPTNASFTVRYPSDPHDRIWFPLIDTATWASMSTQQEVNIIDADTFEAPSLVLQTAIMARNVSRNIELTWSSVPTRMNPSPGYIVILHFAELQPPQALPVNAVREMRVILNDKPWFTTQDFTFKPAYLFDFSFDRTQPFQYSSYNLSIQATSNATLPPIINAAEIFTVFPTTNLGTDSQDVSAITAIKAKYQVKKNWMGDPCAPKTMAWDRLTCSYGATGSHPRITNVSLSSSGLNGDISSSFTNLTAVQYLDLSNNNLTGSIPDALSQLPLLTVLDLSGNQLNGSIPSGLLKRIQDGSLDLRYDNNPNLCTDGNSCQLHAKKNSKLALYIAVPAVLLVVIVSVTVLLICFRKPKKQGANEGSMPVTPPNETSHLDSDSSLQRLESRHFTYKELEKITDNFQRVLGRGGFGYVYDGSLEDGTQVAVKLRSHTSNQGVKEFLAEAQILTRIHHTNLVSMIGYCKDGEYMALVYEYMSEGTLQEHIDGSNRSGECLPWTQRLRIALESAQGLEYLHKGCNPPLIHRDVKATNILLNGKLGARIADFGLSKAFNSNDTHVFTNTVVGTPGYVDPEYQTTMQLTTKSDVYSFGVVLLELVTGKPAILRDPVPINIIQWVRQRLAQGNIEAVVDARMRGHYDVNTVWKVADIALKCTAQSSAQRPSMTDVVTQLRECIDLENEHSRDESNNGFYTSRSGNDRNMSYDSYPTDGSANVSQNSTSSEMEQSLMRAPTMPTGPAAR